A portion of the Clupea harengus chromosome 18, Ch_v2.0.2, whole genome shotgun sequence genome contains these proteins:
- the LOC116224664 gene encoding uncharacterized protein LOC116224664: protein MDHKLNFSSATPVKSVATTWDYGYNIRHSIFLITGMCVGVPLVVWALGVLRQHQHNGGRVSVFITVLLLTDLLEMFLSPAMVVYLLLPDATCSGSVFLLFFGVKYCGLHLHQMVALEGVIARTYLPFTSLLFWRSFSILVCLLEGVFLLLCLCVYPFIQSAAVTFSWLLVALVPLGFTCKLAFTPTISPPDSDTVQEKDRTVLAIAVVSFFILYGPFLAFVFAQSLLPFSSEKYANGILVAMTVIHPVVCLRLIADPLLCVLVVRELPLDKATARISV from the coding sequence ATGGACCACAAGCTAAACTTCTCCTCTGCTACTCCTGTCAAGAGCGTTGCAACGACCTGGGATTATGGCTACAACATAAGACATTCCATCTTCCTGATAaccggtatgtgtgtgggtgtgccgcTCGTGGTTTGGGCGCTGGGCGTTCTGcgccaacaccaacacaacgGGGGCAGGGTGTCGGTCTTCATCACCGTACTCCTCCTGACTGACCTCCTGGAGATGTTCCTGAGCCCTGCCATGGTGGTGTACCTTTTGTTGCCGGACGCCACGTGCAGCGGATCTGTCTTCCTGCTGTTCTTCGGGGTGAAGTACTGTGGTCTGCACCTTCACCAGATGGTGGCGCTGGAGGGAGTCATTGCCAGGACGTACCTGCCGTTCACATCTCTCCTGTTCTGGCGATCTTTTTCCATCCTCGTCTGCCTTCTTGAGGGTGTATTTCtcctcctgtgtctctgtgtttatccATTTATCCAGTCGGCTGCAGTCACCTTCTCGTGGCTGTTAGTAGCACTGGTACCACTGGGTTTCACATGTAAACTGGCTTTTACACCCACAATCTCCCCTCCAGACTCTGACACTGTGCAAGAGAAAGATCGTACAGTGCTGGCCATCGCTGTCGTTAGTTTTTTTATACTGTATGGTCCGTTTCTTGCATTTGTCTTTGCCCAATCATTACTGCCGTTTTCCTCTGAGAAATACGCCAATGGCATACTTGTGGCGATGACGGTGATCCATCCAGTCGTTTGCCTGCGACTCATTGCGGAccctctcttgtgtgtgctgGTGGTCAGGGAGCTCCCACTGGATAAGGCAACAGCCAGGATCAGTGTCTGA